The Shewanella japonica genome has a window encoding:
- a CDS encoding phosphoribosyltransferase: MTDKHYISAQQLLEDSFKLAAQVYDSGFRPQFIVGIWRGGAPIGIAVQEFYDFKNVETDHIAVRTSSYYGIGTDKQSKKIKVHGLHYIIENANAEDGLLIVDDVFDSGRSVDALIDKLQKFMRKNIPTDIRVACPYYKPKNTAVDLKPDYFIHESEEWLVFPHEVSGLNPQEIAEGKSDFKNIQHLFK; the protein is encoded by the coding sequence ATGACAGATAAACATTACATCAGTGCGCAGCAGTTACTTGAAGACTCTTTTAAGCTTGCGGCGCAAGTATACGATAGTGGTTTTAGACCGCAATTTATTGTTGGCATTTGGCGTGGTGGTGCACCTATTGGTATTGCAGTACAAGAGTTTTATGATTTCAAAAATGTTGAAACTGACCACATCGCAGTACGAACGTCTTCTTATTATGGTATTGGAACTGATAAGCAAAGCAAAAAAATAAAAGTGCATGGCTTACATTACATTATTGAAAATGCCAATGCAGAAGACGGTTTATTGATTGTTGATGATGTTTTTGATTCAGGCCGCAGTGTGGATGCGTTAATTGATAAACTGCAAAAGTTTATGCGCAAGAATATCCCAACAGATATTCGAGTAGCATGCCCTTACTACAAACCCAAAAATACCGCTGTTGACTTAAAACCTGATTATTTCATCCATGAGTCTGAAGAATGGTTGGTTTTCCCTCATGAAGTGTCTGGGTTAAACCCACAAGAAATCGCTGAAGGGAAAAGTGATTTTAAGAATATTCAGCATTTGTTTAAGTAA
- a CDS encoding DNA-J related domain-containing protein — protein MLAAHNAKPESFSSHESLSLKSDNPLIWPLLTLLQGQHQSWKVHHLASALQAKGLMHDLDPLPEKDLFKRNFLLMNALFELQSMLLPKQWLQVQAMDIKICRVLPHDIVHQQQHDEALKNYYLDWQHYDTCANVVKEMLESFWSSYHEYIGANQQLMHDSHALRIFELNETATDKDIRKQWRKLALKLHPDRPDGDAEQFRQVCEAWQTLRSKAG, from the coding sequence ATGCTTGCTGCACACAATGCTAAGCCAGAGTCGTTTTCATCACATGAGTCATTATCTCTTAAAAGTGATAACCCATTAATTTGGCCTCTACTCACTTTACTTCAAGGCCAACATCAAAGCTGGAAGGTGCACCATCTTGCCAGTGCGTTACAAGCCAAAGGCTTGATGCATGATCTTGATCCTTTGCCTGAGAAGGATTTATTCAAACGCAACTTTTTATTGATGAATGCATTGTTTGAATTACAAAGCATGCTGTTACCTAAGCAGTGGCTTCAGGTTCAAGCAATGGATATAAAAATATGTCGTGTATTGCCCCATGACATTGTCCACCAGCAACAACATGATGAAGCGTTAAAAAACTATTACCTTGATTGGCAACATTACGACACTTGTGCCAATGTCGTAAAAGAAATGCTCGAGTCTTTTTGGTCAAGTTACCATGAGTATATTGGGGCTAACCAACAGCTCATGCACGACTCTCATGCCTTACGGATTTTTGAGTTAAACGAAACCGCAACCGACAAAGATATTCGTAAACAGTGGCGAAAGTTAGCCTTAAAACTCCACCCTGATCGCCCAGATGGAGATGCTGAGCAGTTTCGGCAAGTTTGTGAAGCATGGCAAACTTTACGCTCAAAAGCGGGATAA
- a CDS encoding thiol:disulfide interchange protein DsbA/DsbL → MIKIKPIAFTMALAAFTIALTGCGKPAEVTNEKAVEVTTEAVAEKVAEIPSKFVEGQHYTKISDAPASSEPKISEFFSFYCHNCYNMESKYLPEIKSNLNKGISFETKHVDFMNSDIGTEVMRSLAVIHEVGNAAVLNTAMFQAIQGEGGHHDHSAPGHTHDEPEINNRDDIKKVFAAHGIDGATYDKIADSDTTNKKLSLWRQQQVMFQVQSVPTFIVNDKYAINMNEMRTLGDLIDVMNYLALEKK, encoded by the coding sequence ATGATTAAGATTAAACCTATAGCATTTACTATGGCACTTGCGGCATTCACAATCGCCTTAACCGGCTGTGGCAAACCTGCTGAAGTAACGAATGAAAAAGCGGTTGAAGTCACGACTGAAGCAGTGGCTGAAAAAGTTGCTGAGATTCCATCTAAGTTTGTTGAAGGACAGCATTACACTAAAATTTCTGATGCACCAGCTTCAAGCGAGCCTAAAATTTCTGAGTTCTTCTCTTTTTATTGCCATAACTGTTACAACATGGAAAGTAAGTACCTGCCAGAAATTAAAAGCAACTTGAATAAAGGCATCAGCTTCGAAACTAAGCACGTTGACTTTATGAACAGTGACATTGGTACAGAAGTCATGCGCTCATTAGCTGTTATCCATGAAGTGGGTAATGCAGCAGTGCTTAATACTGCCATGTTCCAAGCGATTCAAGGTGAAGGTGGTCATCACGATCATAGCGCACCTGGCCACACACATGATGAGCCAGAAATTAATAACCGTGATGACATCAAAAAAGTTTTTGCCGCTCATGGTATTGATGGTGCAACTTACGACAAAATCGCAGACAGTGATACCACCAATAAAAAGCTATCACTATGGCGTCAACAGCAAGTGATGTTCCAAGTACAAAGTGTTCCAACTTTCATCGTCAATGATAAATACGCTATCAACATGAATGAAATGCGCACCCTTGGTGACCTAATTGATGTGATGAATTACTTAGCATTAGAAAAGAAGTAA
- a CDS encoding cytochrome b/b6 domain-containing protein, giving the protein MNQVSRWCRTIADKLHVIVVALSIFLVVTSPWILIGSRLRAKASIWDSLHVYLGLVAAIFGLLFLLKNLLNGHWRQFFPWLTLDFGQLVQEIKQIPQGRLPSSGGKGIFSIVEGIGLVLMALVSITGIAWFVYQGSSDALMWRKYHIMFAQGFVGFLVIHIIFAAFHIIDMVRNS; this is encoded by the coding sequence ATGAATCAAGTGAGTAGATGGTGCCGCACCATTGCAGATAAACTGCATGTTATCGTCGTGGCCTTGAGTATCTTTTTAGTGGTAACGAGCCCATGGATATTGATTGGCAGTCGTTTACGTGCGAAAGCCAGTATTTGGGATAGCTTACATGTATACCTTGGCTTGGTTGCAGCCATATTCGGATTATTGTTTTTATTGAAGAACCTGTTAAATGGGCATTGGCGACAGTTTTTTCCGTGGCTAACATTGGATTTTGGTCAACTCGTTCAAGAAATAAAGCAAATACCGCAGGGAAGGTTACCCAGTTCAGGCGGCAAAGGGATTTTTAGTATCGTTGAAGGAATAGGCTTAGTGTTGATGGCGCTGGTCAGTATTACAGGCATCGCATGGTTTGTTTATCAAGGGTCGAGCGATGCGTTAATGTGGCGAAAATATCACATCATGTTTGCTCAAGGTTTTGTTGGCTTTTTAGTTATCCATATCATTTTTGCAGCATTTCATATTATTGATATGGTAAGAAATTCTTGA
- the hemG gene encoding menaquinone-dependent protoporphyrinogen IX dehydrogenase yields the protein MSNILIVYSTVHGQTRKICDYMQEKLEAAGETVTLSALQDKPDLSAFDKVFIGASIRHGKHRPELYQYVAANKALLDTKPNGFFSVSLVARKPGKNTPETNMYMQAFLKQSEWQPKELEVFGGNLDYQYYGPMDRNIIRFIMWITKGPTDPHTKVEYTDWAKVDNYVERILSA from the coding sequence GTGAGCAATATTTTAATCGTTTATTCAACAGTCCACGGCCAGACCCGTAAGATATGTGATTATATGCAAGAAAAGCTTGAGGCTGCAGGTGAAACTGTGACTTTATCAGCACTGCAAGATAAACCTGATTTATCGGCTTTTGATAAAGTGTTTATTGGCGCAAGTATTCGCCATGGTAAGCATCGCCCTGAGCTCTATCAGTATGTTGCTGCAAATAAAGCATTACTTGATACCAAGCCCAATGGTTTCTTTTCAGTTAGCTTAGTGGCGAGAAAGCCAGGTAAAAATACGCCTGAAACCAATATGTATATGCAGGCATTTCTAAAACAAAGTGAATGGCAGCCTAAAGAACTAGAAGTGTTTGGTGGTAACCTTGACTATCAATACTATGGGCCGATGGATCGTAATATTATTCGCTTTATTATGTGGATCACCAAAGGGCCAACCGACCCGCACACAAAGGTGGAATACACAGATTGGGCTAAAGTCGACAATTATGTCGAAAGAATCCTGTCTGCTTAA
- a CDS encoding di-heme oxidoredictase family protein has translation MVSILLLSACGGSGDEQPTPTPEPPVVTYPDFTDITASGGDTTTYDAGNSGHGFSTPAPNLSEGDLALHLEGDANFEISFTTAPNIEHPELDGLGPVFNNADCNSCHQRDGRNSTPFLSADQTRVKLGSDAGIFLRISKAADVECTQGNAANNYCAPIPVPDFGGQLFHRGVLKARADWQENAFGGQADVYLSYERTTVTYDDGTSVELKKPIFEVENPYDAPGETKQSTNITSNLLQDDVLMGWRNGMPVFGLGLLEAIPEAAILALADADDSNGDGISGRPNWVFDAIKDRNGDDNPVSLGRFGWKANTPSVRVQSLGALRGDIGITNPLFPDESVAGTSLHDSYLTRTGFVDTGEDENGEPEVDQALSDAVVFYAETLAVPARRNVDDSDVREGARLFASINCSGCHTPSFTTKTSGDIGGSDIIDSLKGQVIYPFTDMLLHDMGDDLADGRPDFLANGNEWRTRPLWGLGLTQTVNPQAGFLHDGRAATVEEAILWHGGEAQNSQEAFMALSKTERDQLVSFLMSL, from the coding sequence ATGGTTAGCATCTTACTATTATCAGCATGTGGTGGCAGTGGTGATGAGCAGCCAACACCGACGCCAGAGCCACCTGTTGTCACCTATCCTGACTTTACCGATATTACCGCAAGTGGTGGCGATACAACGACCTATGATGCCGGTAATTCTGGGCATGGTTTTTCGACACCTGCACCTAATTTATCAGAGGGCGATTTAGCACTGCACCTTGAAGGTGATGCTAACTTTGAAATTTCATTTACCACAGCACCAAATATAGAGCATCCAGAATTAGATGGTCTAGGCCCTGTTTTCAATAATGCCGACTGTAACTCGTGTCATCAACGTGATGGACGTAACTCAACGCCTTTCCTGTCAGCAGATCAAACCCGGGTCAAGCTAGGGTCTGATGCGGGAATTTTCTTGCGGATCAGTAAAGCTGCAGATGTTGAATGTACCCAAGGCAATGCTGCAAATAATTATTGTGCTCCAATCCCTGTTCCTGATTTTGGTGGCCAATTGTTCCATCGCGGCGTGCTAAAGGCGCGAGCAGATTGGCAAGAAAATGCCTTTGGCGGCCAAGCAGACGTTTACTTGTCATACGAGCGTACAACAGTGACTTATGACGATGGCACCAGTGTTGAACTTAAAAAGCCGATTTTTGAAGTCGAAAATCCTTATGATGCACCTGGTGAGACAAAACAAAGCACCAACATTACCTCAAATTTACTTCAAGATGATGTGTTAATGGGTTGGCGTAATGGCATGCCAGTATTTGGTTTAGGCTTACTGGAAGCGATACCTGAAGCTGCCATTCTAGCACTAGCGGATGCCGATGATAGCAACGGCGATGGTATTTCAGGTCGTCCGAATTGGGTTTTTGATGCGATTAAAGATCGCAACGGAGATGACAACCCTGTCTCTCTAGGTCGTTTTGGTTGGAAAGCCAATACGCCAAGTGTAAGAGTGCAATCTTTAGGAGCATTACGTGGTGATATTGGCATTACTAACCCGTTATTTCCTGATGAAAGTGTGGCAGGTACTAGCCTTCATGACTCCTATTTAACCCGAACAGGTTTTGTTGATACCGGTGAAGATGAAAATGGTGAGCCTGAAGTTGACCAAGCGCTTAGTGATGCTGTGGTTTTTTATGCTGAAACCTTAGCTGTACCAGCCAGACGTAATGTTGATGACTCTGATGTGCGTGAAGGTGCCCGTTTATTTGCATCAATTAACTGTAGTGGTTGCCATACTCCAAGTTTTACCACTAAAACTAGCGGTGATATTGGTGGCAGTGACATCATTGATTCATTAAAGGGCCAAGTGATTTATCCTTTCACAGATATGTTATTGCACGATATGGGTGATGACTTAGCTGATGGGCGCCCTGACTTTTTGGCTAATGGTAATGAATGGCGTACCCGCCCGTTATGGGGCTTAGGGTTAACTCAAACCGTTAATCCGCAAGCTGGATTTTTGCACGATGGCCGTGCAGCGACAGTTGAAGAAGCAATTTTATGGCATGGTGGTGAAGCACAAAACAGTCAAGAGGCATTCATGGCATTGAGCAAAACTGAGCGTGATCAGTTAGTGTCATTCTTAATGTCACTTTAG
- a CDS encoding imelysin family protein: MNFKYTAIALTLMGTLTACGGSGSDDSSTPDPVVPETGFSFAATEMVTNLTNDVIVAGYADLAAQGDALLLATQALVNSTSQADLTAAQEAWKAARKPWEQGESHIFGPVDSLSIDPHLDSWPLNTTDLQTQLDNNTGFDAETIKSWNDDVQGFHTMEYLLFGDGVADNNKSISDLTTAEREYVIALAEVFRDYAKQLDDAWQISHNPQDANALPYADLLTSPGSDNNTVYSSELAVIEELINGMIGIVDEVGNGKIADPFGDSLANADTSKVESQYSWNSLTDFADNIQGVRNVYHGEFTGSADKQGIIDFVAAADSTLSVRISSEIDDAILKIQAIAGNDDMPFRQAILDEAGRTRVEIAVTALTTLQTSLESDVIPLLSEWNPQ; this comes from the coding sequence ATGAATTTTAAGTATACAGCGATTGCACTAACCTTAATGGGTACATTAACCGCTTGTGGTGGTTCTGGTTCTGATGATTCCTCTACCCCAGATCCGGTAGTACCTGAAACTGGGTTTAGCTTTGCTGCAACTGAGATGGTCACAAACTTAACGAATGACGTCATTGTAGCGGGTTATGCTGATTTAGCGGCACAGGGTGATGCATTATTATTAGCGACCCAAGCACTAGTAAATTCCACATCACAAGCAGATTTAACCGCTGCCCAAGAGGCGTGGAAAGCGGCACGTAAGCCTTGGGAACAAGGTGAATCTCACATCTTTGGTCCTGTTGATTCATTGAGTATCGATCCGCATTTGGATAGCTGGCCACTAAATACTACTGATTTACAGACTCAGCTAGATAACAATACAGGCTTTGACGCTGAAACAATTAAAAGCTGGAATGATGATGTACAGGGTTTCCACACAATGGAATACCTATTGTTTGGCGATGGTGTCGCTGATAACAATAAGTCTATCAGTGATTTAACGACGGCTGAACGTGAATATGTCATTGCACTTGCTGAAGTCTTTAGAGATTATGCAAAACAACTTGATGATGCTTGGCAGATTTCTCATAACCCGCAAGATGCGAACGCATTACCATATGCTGATTTATTAACTTCACCAGGCAGTGATAACAACACAGTTTACTCTTCTGAACTTGCTGTCATTGAAGAGTTGATCAACGGCATGATTGGTATTGTTGATGAAGTCGGTAACGGTAAAATTGCGGATCCATTTGGTGATTCTTTAGCCAATGCTGATACCTCAAAAGTTGAGTCTCAATACTCTTGGAATTCATTAACTGACTTTGCTGACAACATTCAAGGTGTGCGCAATGTATATCATGGCGAGTTTACAGGCTCTGCCGACAAGCAAGGGATTATTGATTTTGTTGCCGCAGCTGACAGCACGCTTTCAGTACGTATTTCTAGCGAAATTGATGATGCTATCTTGAAAATTCAAGCTATTGCAGGCAACGACGATATGCCTTTCCGTCAAGCTATTCTTGATGAAGCAGGTCGTACTCGTGTTGAAATAGCAGTAACAGCACTTACTACTTTACAAACCTCATTAGAGTCAGATGTTATCCCACTTTTATCTGAGTGGAACCCTCAGTAA
- a CDS encoding MFS transporter, with amino-acid sequence MSVASSKHPQQLLLWMTFVMSMVFAVWQALLNNFVIEKAAFTGAEIGMLQSLREVPGFLAFTAIFVLLLIREQSFALVSLAVLSIGIAITGFFPSVLGLYLTTVLMSVGFHYFETINQSLTLQWVDKKDTAGFLGKALAWRSAAALIGYGSIWIVMTWLKLDYVWMYAIIGGLGLTAVLVMSIYYPRFDIAEPQHKKLIFRKRYWLYYALTFLSGARRQIFMVFAGFMMVEKFGYSVSQITALFLINYVVNLVFAPAIGRLIGKIGERNALVIEYVGLIIVFASYAVVEHAQLAAALYVIDHLLFAMAIAMKTYFQKIADPKDIAASMSVSFTINHIAAVIIPALLGILWLSSPQWVFMIGVLFALCSLILSLNIPAHPQAGNETNWGKSTTLTTSER; translated from the coding sequence ATGTCAGTCGCCTCCAGTAAGCATCCTCAACAACTTTTATTGTGGATGACTTTCGTTATGTCGATGGTTTTTGCAGTATGGCAGGCGCTGCTAAATAATTTTGTCATTGAAAAGGCGGCATTCACTGGCGCAGAAATCGGCATGCTACAAAGTTTGCGGGAGGTGCCAGGTTTTTTAGCTTTTACAGCGATATTCGTTTTGTTGCTGATCCGTGAGCAATCATTTGCCTTGGTTTCATTAGCCGTGTTATCTATCGGCATTGCTATTACCGGCTTTTTCCCGAGCGTTTTAGGCTTATATTTAACGACGGTGTTAATGTCAGTGGGATTTCATTACTTTGAAACCATCAACCAATCTCTTACATTGCAATGGGTGGATAAAAAAGATACTGCCGGATTTTTAGGTAAGGCGTTGGCATGGCGCTCTGCTGCCGCTTTAATAGGTTATGGCAGTATCTGGATTGTGATGACATGGCTGAAATTAGATTATGTATGGATGTACGCCATTATTGGCGGACTAGGGCTAACTGCCGTGCTGGTAATGAGTATCTATTACCCTCGTTTTGATATCGCCGAACCACAACATAAAAAACTCATTTTCCGCAAACGTTACTGGCTTTACTATGCCCTTACCTTCTTGTCTGGAGCCCGTCGTCAAATCTTTATGGTTTTTGCCGGATTTATGATGGTAGAAAAGTTCGGGTATTCGGTTTCGCAAATTACGGCACTCTTTTTAATTAACTATGTCGTGAATCTAGTTTTCGCCCCTGCTATTGGTCGCTTAATTGGAAAAATAGGTGAACGGAATGCGTTAGTTATTGAGTATGTTGGATTAATTATTGTCTTCGCAAGTTATGCTGTCGTTGAGCATGCTCAATTGGCTGCAGCACTGTATGTAATTGATCACCTGTTATTTGCAATGGCAATAGCAATGAAAACCTATTTTCAAAAAATTGCCGATCCAAAAGACATTGCGGCCAGTATGTCGGTTAGCTTTACCATCAATCACATTGCAGCTGTGATTATTCCTGCATTATTAGGCATACTATGGTTAAGCTCACCACAGTGGGTATTTATGATAGGCGTATTATTCGCACTGTGTTCCTTGATATTATCGTTAAATATTCCAGCCCATCCGCAGGCTGGAAATGAAACGAATTGGGGTAAATCAACTACTCTTACAACGAGTGAGAGATAA
- a CDS encoding TIGR03899 family protein, with protein MAESHPQQTNKDQKASVSARKKALLLGKILGLASEDDYRPSQASITERAQFRLQKQQVQHQLNLETIFALALNYTPSDVTGEDLDPDWSYQFFQMAEQIQSRRMQDLWARILASEIVKPGKFSLRTLATLKNLTQREAQILEKALGMSVKMNAETRYKLLSGYRISGGLQQYFRKTSQVNIGLSKYGLPYSSILTLMDAGILHNSEFETGLLDKNSDILLSMTEQQFKISPKNNNSLFSYYRFTPVGDELSLLVQANVENEYVRALKETLKAGFSVK; from the coding sequence ATGGCAGAAAGTCACCCTCAACAAACTAACAAAGACCAAAAAGCGAGTGTGTCTGCACGAAAAAAAGCATTATTGCTCGGAAAAATTCTCGGATTAGCCAGCGAAGATGATTATCGCCCTTCTCAGGCATCGATTACAGAACGTGCCCAATTTAGATTACAAAAACAGCAAGTTCAGCATCAGCTCAATCTTGAAACCATCTTTGCTTTAGCCCTCAACTATACTCCATCTGATGTTACAGGCGAGGACTTAGATCCTGACTGGAGTTACCAGTTTTTCCAGATGGCAGAACAAATTCAATCTCGACGAATGCAAGATTTATGGGCCAGAATTTTAGCCAGCGAAATTGTAAAACCTGGAAAATTTAGCCTAAGAACCCTTGCCACTCTCAAGAACTTGACCCAACGAGAAGCACAAATACTTGAAAAAGCATTAGGCATGTCTGTAAAAATGAATGCAGAAACTCGATATAAGCTATTAAGTGGTTATCGCATCAGTGGTGGTTTACAGCAGTATTTTAGGAAAACATCACAGGTGAATATTGGCTTATCTAAATACGGTTTACCTTACTCAAGTATTTTAACTCTCATGGATGCTGGCATACTGCATAACAGTGAATTCGAAACCGGCCTGCTTGATAAAAATTCCGATATTTTACTGTCGATGACCGAGCAGCAATTCAAAATTAGTCCAAAAAATAATAATTCACTCTTTAGTTACTACCGCTTCACCCCTGTGGGCGATGAGCTTAGTCTATTGGTACAGGCCAATGTAGAGAACGAATATGTGAGAGCATTGAAGGAAACGTTAAAGGCAGGGTTTAGCGTAAAGTAA
- a CDS encoding organic hydroperoxide resistance protein — translation MDIIYSASATTTGGRDGQSTSSDNKLSVKLSTPKELGGAGGEGTNPEQLFAAGYSACFIGAMKFVAGQEKIRLSPDLKVRATVGIGANTAGVGFAIDVKLRISLPEMDKTAAEALVEKAHQVCPYSNATRGNINVELVVE, via the coding sequence ATGGATATCATTTATTCAGCATCAGCAACAACAACTGGCGGTCGTGATGGTCAATCAACATCATCAGACAATAAACTATCGGTAAAACTTAGCACACCTAAAGAACTAGGCGGCGCAGGCGGTGAAGGTACGAACCCAGAACAGCTTTTTGCAGCAGGCTATTCAGCATGTTTTATTGGAGCAATGAAATTTGTTGCAGGACAAGAAAAGATAAGACTTAGCCCAGATCTTAAAGTTCGAGCTACTGTCGGCATTGGGGCTAATACCGCTGGAGTCGGATTTGCCATCGATGTCAAACTACGCATTAGTTTACCTGAAATGGATAAAACTGCGGCTGAAGCATTAGTCGAAAAAGCACATCAAGTATGCCCTTACTCTAACGCTACCCGCGGTAACATCAATGTTGAGCTAGTTGTAGAGTAA
- a CDS encoding DUF3087 domain-containing protein, with product MKLISINKQQYRQQLNRLLIGLVSCLTLLSLGFGAILIAFFGQTPVAGSESTGNFHLNLMGVILAVVFCSLIMNIIKTKPFMHDIYWVWQMKQLHNRIYRKLTKIVAAADKNEPDAITILLFYYHTQKQVYELDNNTLTLDAVNQNIQKVESQIAQLNLSISLDDFDIALLDKV from the coding sequence ATGAAGTTAATCTCAATCAATAAGCAGCAATACCGGCAGCAGCTAAATAGATTACTGATCGGGTTGGTGAGTTGCTTAACCTTACTATCGTTAGGTTTTGGCGCTATTTTAATCGCTTTTTTTGGGCAAACGCCCGTCGCGGGAAGTGAGTCTACTGGTAATTTTCACTTAAATTTGATGGGGGTTATCTTAGCTGTCGTCTTTTGTAGCCTTATTATGAATATCATTAAAACTAAACCATTTATGCATGATATTTATTGGGTATGGCAAATGAAACAGCTACATAACCGAATCTATCGAAAATTGACTAAAATTGTCGCTGCGGCTGATAAAAATGAACCTGATGCGATTACCATATTATTGTTTTACTACCACACTCAAAAGCAAGTGTACGAATTAGATAATAATACGTTGACCCTCGATGCTGTTAATCAAAATATTCAAAAAGTTGAATCACAAATTGCCCAATTAAATTTGTCGATTAGCCTCGATGACTTTGATATTGCTTTATTGGATAAGGTGTAA
- a CDS encoding rhomboid family intramembrane serine protease, with product MPAKNQSIIYLMAINVLIFIASTWLKFEPLQPLALYFPLNEKFALWQLVTHMFMHGSVAHILFNMYALWSFGTPLEQTWKTPRFLAFYFVTGLGAALIYTAANYYQFSAITNDILTLGYSTNDIQTILQQGMADGHLVQALGKDRLVEFMSIYHAPVVGASGAMYGVLVAFAMRYPDAKLSLIFLPVPISAKWFVPLIIAGDLFFGLTKYSVGNIAHFAHVGGAITALVIMLVVRYRQKQ from the coding sequence ATGCCAGCCAAAAATCAGTCGATTATTTACTTAATGGCGATTAATGTCCTTATTTTTATTGCGAGTACATGGTTAAAGTTTGAACCTTTGCAGCCCTTAGCGCTTTACTTTCCATTGAATGAAAAGTTTGCTCTATGGCAGTTAGTCACCCATATGTTCATGCACGGCAGTGTGGCGCATATTCTATTTAATATGTACGCACTGTGGTCATTTGGTACCCCACTTGAACAGACTTGGAAGACGCCAAGGTTTTTAGCTTTTTATTTTGTAACAGGGTTGGGGGCAGCACTGATTTATACTGCCGCTAATTACTATCAGTTTTCCGCTATCACCAATGACATTTTAACGTTAGGTTACAGCACAAATGATATTCAAACCATTTTGCAGCAAGGTATGGCTGATGGTCACTTAGTACAGGCCTTGGGTAAGGATAGGCTGGTTGAGTTTATGTCTATTTACCATGCGCCTGTTGTTGGGGCATCTGGTGCGATGTATGGCGTGTTAGTGGCCTTTGCGATGCGTTATCCGGATGCAAAGTTATCGCTGATTTTCTTACCTGTGCCGATTAGTGCTAAATGGTTTGTCCCACTCATTATTGCTGGTGACCTGTTCTTTGGATTAACTAAATATTCTGTTGGTAATATTGCTCATTTTGCCCATGTTGGCGGAGCCATTACCGCATTGGTGATAATGTTAGTGGTGCGGTATCGTCAAAAACAATGA